The Saccharomycodes ludwigii strain NBRC 1722 chromosome II, whole genome shotgun sequence genome window below encodes:
- a CDS encoding uncharacterized protein (similar to Saccharomyces cerevisiae YHR209W | CRG1 | Cantharidin Resistance Gene) — KKEFEQKNTDKTIKFLCCKAENLSSVLPLDSVDLITCAEAIHWFDTDKFFKEAYKVLKTNGTLAIWAYVEPRFLDYPKANEIYEKFVFDDDRYMGPCWQQPGKSYLRNFCRDIKLPTDLFSDVIKIDYVPMKSNKKTAFQIARDDYTMADFRKYLYSWSAYHNWQQKYGGEGKNIADMFVGELKEEFGWTDDTKLRVEWGTFYILARK; from the coding sequence aaaaaagaatttgaacaaaaaaacactgacaaaactataaaatttttgtgtTGTAAAGCTGAAAACCTGAGCTCTGTTCTTCCACTAGATTCAGTTGATTTAATCACTTGTGCAGAAGCCATTCATTGGTTTGATACAGACAAGTTCTTTAAGGAAGCTtataaagttttgaaaactaATGGCACGTTGGCTATTTGGGCTTATGTCGAACCAAGGTTTCTTGATTATCCAAAGGCAAACGAAATTTATGagaaatttgtttttgacGATGATAGATACATGGGCCCATGCTGGCAACAGCCTGGTAAATCATATTTGAGGAATTTTTGCAGGGATATTAAGTTACCAACTGATCTTTTCTCAGACGTGATTAAAATTGACTATGTTCCAATGAAAAGTAACAAAAAGACTGCTTTCCAAATTGCTAGAGATGACTATACCATGGCtgattttagaaaatatttgtatagTTGGAGTGCCTACCACAATTggcaacaaaaatatggaGGAGAAGGGAAAAATATTGCTGATATGTTTGTTGGCGAGTTGAAAGAAGAATTTGGTTGGACTGATGATACTAAGTTAAGAGTTGAATGGGGgactttttatattttggcTAGAAAGTAA
- a CDS encoding uncharacterized protein (similar to Saccharomyces cerevisiae YAR050W | FLO1 | FLOcculation (paralog of YHR211W | FLO5)) translates to MDACSPISDPTEGFKVRWFNYTLDDTKSFSSLEYMAYGYYQNSAPYHISDGITTVSFQSGFPCKYSQTDPSVYFLCYGERSSAANNNWYCPSAEAPYNSYTCYNQGVNAYSLPVTSVYTTSGSTITSVITSTIVPNNNNENGSGSPGNASEYVETISSGSVYTTVTKSGSGSSGNSDNVVTKTTSGGKVITTTVQSETVSSTAGIEVQSIQSQPASSGLISIYQAGAVSNRISSFKMFFTLFVLFFNLF, encoded by the exons ATGGATGCTTGTAGTCCAATTTCAGATCCAACTGAAGGCTTTAAAGTGAGATGGTTTAACTACACTCTTGATGATACAAAGTCATTTTCAAGCTTAGAATATATGGCTTATGGTTATTATCAAAACTCTGCACCATACCATATATCAGATGGTATTACCACTGTTTCCTTTCAATCAGGTTTTCCTTGTAAGTACAGCCAAACAGACCCATCTGTGTACTTTCTCTGTTATGGTGAACGTAGTAGTGCTGCTAACAACAATTGGTATTGTCCATCTGCAGAAGCGCCATACAATTCATATACTTGTTATAATCAAGGGGTAAATGCTTATAGTTTACCAGTG ACTAGTGTGTACACTACATCAGGTAGTACCATCACATCTGTTAttacatctactattgttccaaacaataataatgaaaacgGATCAGGTTCTCCAGGCAATGCCAGTGAATATGTTGAGACTATTTCTTCTGGTTCTGTTTACACCACTGTTACCAAGAGTGGCAGTGGTAGCTCTGGTAATTCCGACAATGTTGTTACCAAGACCACATCTGGTGGCAAAGTTATTACCACCACTGTTCAATCAGAAACTGTTTCTAGCACAGCTGGTATTGAAGTTCAAAGTATTCAATCTCAACCAGCATCTAGTGGATTAATTTCTATTTACCAAGCTGGTGCTGTTTCAAACAGAATATCTTCTTTCAAGATGTTCTTCACcttatttgttttgtttttcaatttattttaa
- a CDS encoding uncharacterized protein (similar to Saccharomyces cerevisiae YPL078C | ATP4 | ATP synthase): MSNIIASVNEHYPDFKNIILYQNSGKLNVDFEKIYEVIINLYEEKEWKPIKAKLVPGIKQYKEFKFEYGGTKYMLVNKRTISNEEIQMNSLTDSTTLKQQVLKNENFKNFAVDVLKFVTVSTSSRVKNEFVETFSKTLDNIHQVSRFIYEHKDKKTVAVSFEESKLRHYLSEWKLDLLRSHKNKDGYVQIGYDQLIALLRATVKSVNKQRQQKEEAARKLMEETISAAVTEHEQLVSDLAPFHTILQLNGSYLKQSSVIQAKAKDEWLKQPRDARKEGFDAWAQAWWCENKADAIMIEFDKLAKDSTLGAFLAKQNAFQE, translated from the coding sequence ATGTCCAACATTATCGCATCTGTTAATGAGCATTATCccgattttaaaaacattattttgtaCCAAAACAGTGGTAAGTTAAATGTTGACTTCGAAAAAATCTATGAAGTTATCataaatttatatgaagaaaaagaatggAAACCAATCAAGGCAAAATTGGTACCGGGTATTAAACAGTACAAAGAATTTAAGTTTGAATATGGGGGTACCAAGTACATGCTCGTCAATAAACGAACAATCAGTAATGAAGAAATCCAAATGAACTCATTAACCGATTCGACTACGTTAAAACAacaagttttgaaaaatgaaaattttaaaaattttgctGTTGATGTTTTGAAGTTTGTCACAGTTTCTACCTCCTCTAGAGTCAAAAATGAATTTGTTGAgactttttcaaaaactcTTGACAATATCCATCAGGTATcaagatttatttatgaACATAAAGACAAGAAAACTGTTGCTGTTTCTTTTGAAGAATCCAAATTACGTCACTATCTTTCTGAATGGaaattagatttattaagaagccataaaaataaggatGGTTATGTTCAAATCGGCTATGATCAACTGATTGCTCTTTTGCGTGCTACAGTTAAGTCTGTTAATAAACAACGTCAACAGAAAGAAGAGGCCGCTCGTAAGTTAATGGAAGAAACTATTTCAGCTGCTGTTACAGAACATGAACAATTGGTTTCAGATCTTGCTCCTTTTCATACTATTCTACAATTGAATGGATCTTACCTCAAACAATCTAGCGTCATTCAAGCTAAAGCGAAAGACGAATGGCTCAAGCAACCTAGAGATGCGAGAAAAGAAGGGTTTGATGCGTGGGCTCAGGCATGGTGGtgtgaaaataaagcaGATGCTATTATGATCGAGTTCGACAAATTAGCTAAAGATTCGACATTAGGTGCGTTTCTTGCAAAACAAAATGCGTTTCAAGAGTAA
- a CDS encoding uncharacterized protein (similar to Saccharomyces cerevisiae YAR050W | FLO1 | FLOcculation (paralog of YHR211W | FLO5)), producing the protein MDACSPISDPTEGFKVRWFNYTLDDTKSFSSLEYMAYGYYQKSAPYHISDGITTVSFQSGFPCKYSQTDPSVYFLCYSERSGAANNNWYCPSAEAPYNSYTCYNQGVNAYSLPVTSVYTTSGSTITSVIESTIVPNNNNENGSGSPGNASEYVETISSGSVHTTVTKSANGNSGNSNNVVTKTTSGGKVITTTVQSETVSSTAAIEVQSIQSQPASSGLISIYQAGAVSNRISTFKMFFTLFVLFFNLF; encoded by the exons ATGGATGCTTGTAGTCCAATTTCAGATCCAACTGAAGGTTTTAAAGTGAGGTGGTTTAACTACACTCTTGATGATACAAAGTCATTTTCAAGCTTAGAATATATGGCTTATggttattatcaaaaatctGCACCATACCATATATCAGATGGTATTACCACTGTTTCCTTTCAATCAGGTTTTCCTTGTAAGTACAGCCAAACAGACCCATCTGTGTACTTCCTCTGTTATAGTGAGCGTAGTGGTGCTGCTAACAACAACTGGTATTGTCCATCTGCAGAAGCGCCATACAATTCATATACTTGTTATAATCAAGGGGTAAATGCTTATAGTTTACCAGTG ACTAGTGTGTACACTACATCAGGTAGTACCATCACATCTGTTATTGAATCtactattgttccaaacaataataatgaaaacgGATCAGGTTCTCCAGGCAATGCTAGTGAATATGTTGAGACTATTTCATCCGGTTCTGTTCACACCACTGTTACCAAGAGTGCCAATGGTAACTCTGGTAATTCCAACAATGTTGTTACCAAGACTACATCTGGTGGCAAAGTTATTACCACCACTGTTCAATCAGAAACTGTTTCTAGCACAGCTGCTATTGAGGTTCAAAGTATTCAATCTCAACCAGCATCTAGTGGATTAATTTCTATTTACCAAGCTGGTGCTGTTTCAAACAGAATATCTACCTTCAAGATGTTCtttactttatttgttttgtttttcaatttattttaa